The following coding sequences are from one Sulfitobacter sp. HNIBRBA3233 window:
- a CDS encoding MFS transporter, with protein MRGSWPLILALWGAGLGAAGQYAKFSVIYDLLSDAYPDGGVVLGWLVSVVGGVGIVLGVVAAMLVARVRYRRALLLSLWLGAAISALQALLPPLPLMLALRAVEGLSHLGLVVAAPTLIAQIATDRQRGLALTLWGTFFGVAFAVMAWAGRPLAISAGLPALFAVHAAYLAGFAIYLAPRLRRLPDEGDVALMSVRSVLATHAAIYRSPAVVAPAAGWFFYTFCFVSILTVLPPYLDPALRGAVMGAIPLVSIAVSMTLGVMLLRIMNAIGVVMLGFGFSALAMVWLYLAPADPLACLALAGAMGLIQGASFAAVPQLNATAMTQARANGAMAQMGNLGNTLGTPVMALALAAYGYLSLPMLAGAAFAMGLVMHLILTRLRRNL; from the coding sequence ATGCGCGGATCGTGGCCGTTGATCCTCGCGCTGTGGGGCGCGGGATTGGGCGCGGCAGGACAATACGCCAAGTTTTCGGTCATCTACGACCTGCTGTCCGATGCCTATCCCGATGGGGGCGTGGTTCTGGGCTGGCTGGTGTCGGTCGTGGGCGGCGTGGGGATCGTGCTGGGCGTGGTCGCGGCGATGCTGGTGGCGCGGGTGCGCTACCGGCGTGCGCTGCTTCTGTCGCTCTGGCTGGGGGCGGCGATCTCCGCCCTGCAGGCGTTGCTGCCGCCGCTTCCGCTGATGCTGGCCCTGCGCGCGGTCGAGGGGCTGTCGCATCTGGGGCTGGTTGTGGCCGCGCCGACGCTGATCGCGCAGATCGCGACCGACCGCCAGCGTGGACTGGCGCTGACGCTGTGGGGCACGTTTTTCGGCGTCGCTTTTGCGGTGATGGCCTGGGCGGGGCGGCCGCTGGCGATCTCTGCGGGTCTGCCCGCGCTCTTTGCTGTCCACGCGGCCTATCTGGCGGGGTTTGCGATCTATCTCGCCCCGCGCCTGCGCAGGTTGCCCGACGAGGGCGATGTCGCGCTCATGTCTGTCCGCTCGGTGCTGGCGACACATGCCGCGATCTACCGGTCGCCCGCTGTCGTGGCGCCGGCGGCGGGGTGGTTTTTCTATACGTTCTGTTTCGTGTCGATCCTGACCGTGCTGCCGCCCTATCTGGACCCTGCGCTGCGGGGCGCGGTGATGGGGGCGATACCGCTGGTCAGCATCGCCGTGTCGATGACGCTGGGGGTGATGCTGCTCCGGATCATGAATGCGATCGGCGTCGTGATGCTGGGCTTCGGATTTTCGGCGCTGGCGATGGTCTGGCTGTATCTCGCGCCCGCCGATCCGCTGGCCTGTCTGGCGCTGGCAGGGGCGATGGGGCTGATACAGGGGGCCAGTTTCGCAGCGGTGCCGCAACTGAACGCAACCGCGATGACGCAGGCGCGCGCGAACGGTGCCATGGCGCAGATGGGCAACCTCGGCAATACGCTGGGCACGCCCGTCATGGCGCTGGCGCTGGCCGCCTACGGCTACCTCAGCCTGCCGATGCTGGCGGGGGCGGCCTTTGCCATGGGGCTGGTCATGCACCTTATCCTGACCCGTCTGCGGCGAAATCTCTGA
- the uvrA gene encoding excinuclease ABC subunit UvrA: MAELKNIEVRGAREHNLKNIDVDIPRDQLVVITGLSGSGKSSLAFDTIYAEGQRRYVESLSAYARQFLDMMQKPDVDHISGLSPAISIEQKTTSKNPRSTVGTVTEIYDYMRLLFARVGTPYSPATGKPIEAQQVQDMVDRVMTMEEGTRGYLLAPIIRDRKGEYRKEFLELRKQGFQRVKVNGEFYELDEPPTLDKKFRHDIDVVVDRLVVREGMETRLADSFRTALDLADGIAILETAPKEGEPERFTFSEKFACPVSGFTIPEIEPRLFSFNAPFGACPACDGLGKELFFDERLVVPDQNLKIYDGALAPWRKGKSPYFKQTIEAIAKHYGFNQNTKWKDLDPKIQQVFLYGSGKEEIKFRYDEGGRVYEVARVFEGVIPNMERRYRETDSNWIREEFERYQNNRPCGTCGGYRLRPEALAVKIGPSGDTEHLLHVGQVVEMSIREAFDWCNTVPDNLSQQNNEIARAILKEIRERLGFLNNVGLEYLTLSRSSGTLSGGESQRIRLASQIGSGLTGVLYVLDEPSIGLHQRDNDRLLQTLKNLRDQGNTVIVVEHDEEAIREADYVFDIGPGAGVHGGEVVAHGTPAEIAANEKSVTGQYLTGAREIAVPAQRRKGKKKSVKVVKASGNNLHDVTVDFPLGKFVCVTGVSGGGKSTLTIETLFKTASMNLNGARQTPAPCETIKGLEHLDKVIDIDQRPIGRTPRSNPATYTGAFTPIRDWFAGLPEAKARGYKPGRFSFNVKGGRCEACQGDGVIKIEMHFLPDVYVECETCKGKRYNRETLEIKFKGKSIADVLDMTVEDAQEFFAAVPSIREKMDALMRVGLGYIKVGQQATTLSGGEAQRVKLSKELSKRSTGRTLYILDEPTTGLHFEDVRKLLEVLHELVDQGNSVVVIEHNLDVVKTADHIIDIGPEGGDGGGYVVATGTPEEVAEVEESYTGRYLKPMLAPRKVAAE; encoded by the coding sequence ATGGCTGAGCTGAAGAACATCGAAGTGCGCGGCGCGCGCGAGCACAATCTGAAAAACATCGACGTCGATATTCCGCGCGATCAGCTGGTGGTCATTACCGGGCTGTCGGGGTCGGGGAAATCGTCGCTGGCGTTTGATACGATCTACGCCGAAGGGCAGCGCCGCTATGTGGAATCGCTCAGCGCCTACGCGCGGCAATTCCTTGATATGATGCAGAAACCCGATGTGGATCACATCTCGGGCCTGTCTCCTGCGATTTCGATCGAACAGAAGACGACGTCGAAAAACCCGCGGTCGACCGTGGGCACCGTGACCGAGATCTACGACTACATGCGTCTGCTGTTTGCCCGTGTCGGCACGCCCTACAGCCCGGCCACCGGCAAGCCCATCGAGGCGCAGCAGGTGCAGGACATGGTCGACCGGGTCATGACGATGGAGGAGGGGACGCGCGGCTACCTGCTGGCCCCGATCATCCGCGACCGCAAGGGCGAGTACCGCAAGGAGTTTCTGGAACTGCGCAAGCAGGGGTTCCAGCGGGTCAAGGTGAACGGAGAATTCTACGAGCTGGACGAACCGCCGACGCTGGACAAGAAATTCCGCCACGACATCGACGTGGTCGTGGACCGTCTTGTGGTCCGCGAAGGGATGGAAACGCGTCTGGCCGACAGCTTCCGCACCGCGCTGGATCTGGCGGACGGTATCGCGATTCTCGAAACCGCGCCGAAAGAAGGGGAGCCGGAGCGGTTCACCTTCTCCGAGAAATTCGCCTGTCCGGTCAGCGGCTTCACCATCCCCGAAATCGAACCGCGCCTGTTCTCGTTCAACGCACCCTTCGGGGCATGCCCGGCCTGTGACGGTCTGGGCAAAGAGCTGTTCTTTGACGAACGCCTTGTCGTGCCCGACCAGAACCTGAAAATCTACGATGGCGCACTGGCGCCGTGGCGCAAGGGCAAGAGCCCCTATTTCAAGCAGACGATCGAAGCGATCGCAAAGCATTACGGCTTCAACCAGAATACCAAATGGAAGGATCTGGACCCGAAGATCCAGCAGGTTTTCCTCTATGGATCGGGCAAGGAAGAGATCAAGTTCCGCTACGACGAGGGCGGGCGCGTCTACGAGGTTGCGCGCGTGTTCGAAGGGGTGATCCCCAACATGGAACGCCGCTACCGCGAGACGGACAGCAACTGGATCCGTGAAGAGTTCGAGCGCTACCAGAACAACCGGCCCTGCGGGACCTGCGGCGGCTATCGTCTGCGTCCCGAAGCGCTGGCCGTCAAGATCGGGCCGTCGGGCGACACCGAGCACCTGTTGCACGTCGGTCAGGTGGTCGAGATGTCGATCCGCGAGGCCTTCGACTGGTGCAACACCGTGCCGGACAACCTCAGCCAGCAGAATAACGAGATCGCCCGCGCCATTCTCAAGGAAATCCGCGAGCGGCTTGGGTTCCTGAATAACGTTGGTTTGGAGTATCTTACGCTATCACGTTCAAGTGGTACGTTAAGTGGTGGCGAAAGCCAGCGCATCCGTCTGGCCAGCCAGATCGGCTCTGGCCTGACCGGCGTTCTTTACGTTCTCGACGAGCCTTCCATCGGCTTGCACCAGCGCGACAACGACCGGCTGTTGCAGACGCTCAAGAACCTGCGCGATCAGGGCAACACCGTGATCGTGGTCGAACATGACGAAGAGGCGATCCGCGAGGCCGATTATGTCTTCGACATCGGCCCCGGTGCCGGTGTCCACGGCGGAGAGGTCGTGGCCCACGGCACACCTGCGGAAATCGCCGCGAACGAGAAATCCGTGACGGGCCAATACCTGACCGGCGCGCGCGAGATCGCGGTGCCCGCACAGCGCCGCAAGGGCAAGAAGAAATCGGTCAAGGTGGTGAAGGCGTCGGGCAACAACCTGCACGACGTCACCGTGGATTTCCCCCTGGGCAAATTCGTCTGCGTGACCGGCGTGTCGGGTGGGGGCAAATCGACGCTCACCATCGAAACGTTGTTCAAGACCGCGTCGATGAACCTCAACGGTGCGCGCCAGACACCCGCCCCCTGCGAGACGATCAAAGGGCTCGAACACCTCGACAAGGTGATCGACATCGACCAGCGCCCCATCGGGCGTACCCCGCGGTCCAACCCCGCGACCTACACCGGTGCTTTCACCCCGATCCGGGACTGGTTCGCCGGGCTGCCGGAGGCCAAGGCGCGCGGCTACAAGCCCGGGCGTTTCAGCTTCAACGTCAAGGGCGGGCGCTGCGAGGCCTGTCAGGGCGACGGGGTCATCAAGATCGAGATGCACTTTCTGCCCGATGTCTACGTGGAATGCGAAACCTGCAAAGGAAAGCGCTACAACCGCGAAACGCTGGAGATCAAGTTCAAGGGCAAGAGCATTGCCGATGTGCTGGACATGACAGTCGAGGATGCGCAGGAATTCTTCGCCGCCGTCCCCTCGATCCGCGAGAAGATGGACGCGCTGATGCGTGTAGGGCTGGGATATATCAAGGTCGGCCAGCAGGCGACCACCCTGTCGGGCGGCGAGGCGCAGCGCGTGAAGCTCAGCAAGGAGCTGAGCAAACGGTCCACGGGCCGCACGCTCTATATCCTAGACGAGCCGACGACCGGCCTGCATTTCGAGGACGTGCGCAAGCTTTTGGAAGTGCTGCATGAACTGGTCGATCAGGGCAATTCGGTCGTGGTGATCGAACACAACCTCGACGTGGTCAAGACCGCCGATCACATCATCGATATCGGTCCCGAAGGGGGCGATGGCGGTGGTTACGTGGTGGCCACCGGTACCCCCGAAGAGGTCGCCGAAGTCGAGGAAAGCTATACCGGACGCTACCTCAAACCGATGCTGGCGCCCCGCAAGGTGGCCGCCGAATAA
- the mmsB gene encoding 3-hydroxyisobutyrate dehydrogenase, whose product MAKIGFIGLGNMGAPMARNLAAAGHEVTGFDTAGTGAEGVGVAATAQDAARGMDFVITMLPNGAILRSVAAEVLPEMAKGATLVDCSTVDVESARAVAEDAAARDVGFVDAPVSGGIGGAAAGTLTFMAGGSAEAFARAAPLFEIMGQKSVHCGDAGAGQAAKICNNMILGITMIGTCEAFALADKLGLDRQKMFDVVSTSSGYSWSMNAYCPAPGVGPQSPADNEYKPGFAAELMLKDLGLSQQAAEAADVDTPMGALARALYAQFVENEDGRGKDFSAMLPRLAARGRES is encoded by the coding sequence ATGGCGAAGATCGGATTTATCGGGCTGGGAAACATGGGCGCGCCCATGGCACGCAACCTTGCCGCCGCAGGGCACGAGGTGACGGGATTTGACACCGCCGGCACCGGCGCAGAAGGCGTCGGCGTGGCCGCCACCGCCCAGGACGCGGCGCGCGGTATGGATTTCGTGATCACCATGCTGCCGAACGGCGCGATCCTGCGCAGCGTCGCCGCCGAGGTCCTGCCGGAAATGGCCAAGGGTGCAACGCTGGTGGACTGTTCGACTGTCGATGTCGAAAGCGCGCGCGCGGTGGCCGAAGATGCAGCCGCACGCGACGTCGGATTTGTCGATGCGCCCGTTTCGGGCGGGATCGGCGGAGCCGCCGCCGGCACGCTGACCTTCATGGCGGGCGGCAGCGCAGAGGCATTCGCCCGTGCCGCCCCCCTGTTCGAGATCATGGGTCAGAAATCTGTCCACTGTGGCGATGCCGGGGCCGGACAGGCGGCGAAAATCTGCAACAACATGATCCTTGGCATCACGATGATCGGAACATGCGAGGCTTTCGCGCTGGCCGACAAACTGGGTCTGGACCGTCAGAAGATGTTCGATGTGGTCAGCACCTCGTCGGGCTATTCGTGGTCGATGAATGCCTATTGCCCTGCCCCCGGTGTCGGGCCGCAATCGCCCGCCGACAACGAGTACAAACCCGGTTTCGCCGCAGAACTGATGCTGAAGGATCTGGGTCTCAGCCAGCAGGCGGCGGAAGCGGCGGATGTGGACACGCCGATGGGCGCGCTGGCCCGCGCGCTCTACGCGCAATTCGTCGAGAACGAGGATGGCCGCGGCAAGGACTTCTCGGCCATGCTGCCGCGGCTTGCGGCGCGTGGCCGCGAGAGCTGA
- a CDS encoding enoyl-CoA hydratase/isomerase family protein — protein sequence MSDIDIRITGRAGRITLNRPKALNAMSYEMCLAIEAALDDWRTDDAVAVVVIDAAGDRAFCAGGDIAELYDTGTKGDFAYGQRFWADEYRLNNKIFAYPKPVASFLQGFTMGGGVGIGCHGSHRVVGDTSQIAMPECGIGLVPDVGGTLMLALAPGRLGEYLGTTAARMNAADAIFAGFADHYIPEEAWPDLIASLEASGDADAITARATAPAGGTLEALQPQIDDAFAGEALEDILRTLRNDDSDFALDTLKAMGRNSPLSMACTVEILHRLRGPSLSMEKALDLEYRFTYRAMEHGDFLEGIRAAIIEKDRNPQWQHAGKDVPAVAVSRMLQPLGADALKL from the coding sequence ATGAGCGATATCGACATCCGCATCACCGGGCGCGCGGGCCGGATCACGCTGAACCGGCCCAAGGCGCTGAATGCCATGAGCTACGAGATGTGCCTTGCCATCGAGGCGGCGCTGGATGACTGGCGCACCGACGATGCCGTGGCGGTCGTGGTCATCGACGCGGCGGGCGATCGCGCCTTTTGCGCGGGCGGCGATATCGCCGAATTGTATGACACCGGCACCAAGGGCGATTTCGCCTACGGGCAGCGGTTCTGGGCGGATGAATACAGGCTCAACAACAAGATCTTCGCCTACCCCAAGCCGGTCGCCAGTTTCCTTCAGGGTTTTACCATGGGCGGTGGCGTGGGCATCGGCTGTCACGGATCGCACCGGGTGGTCGGCGATACCAGCCAGATCGCCATGCCCGAATGCGGCATCGGGCTGGTTCCGGATGTGGGCGGCACGCTGATGCTGGCGCTCGCGCCGGGACGGCTGGGTGAATATCTGGGCACGACCGCCGCGCGGATGAACGCGGCGGACGCGATTTTCGCGGGTTTTGCCGATCACTACATCCCCGAAGAGGCCTGGCCGGATCTGATCGCTTCGCTGGAGGCGTCGGGCGATGCCGACGCGATCACCGCGCGCGCCACCGCACCCGCAGGCGGCACGCTGGAGGCCCTGCAACCGCAGATCGACGATGCCTTCGCCGGTGAGGCGCTGGAGGATATCCTGCGCACGCTGCGCAACGACGACAGCGATTTCGCGCTCGACACGCTCAAGGCGATGGGGCGCAATTCGCCCCTGTCGATGGCCTGCACCGTCGAGATCCTGCACCGCCTGCGCGGCCCGTCGCTGAGCATGGAAAAGGCCCTCGACCTCGAATACCGGTTCACCTACCGCGCGATGGAGCATGGCGATTTTCTGGAAGGAATCCGCGCCGCGATCATCGAAAAGGACCGCAATCCGCAGTGGCAACACGCGGGCAAGGATGTACCGGCGGTGGCGGTATCGCGAATGCTGCAACCCCTTGGCGCGGATGCGCTGAAACTTTGA
- a CDS encoding acyl-CoA dehydrogenase family protein: MDFALSEEQTAIFDMAYAFGQDHIAPHAQAWEKDGTIPKELWPRIAELGFGGLYVSEEAGGSGLSRMDATLVFEALSMACPSVAAFLSIHNMCAKMLDSFAGDDLKARIMDDVLSMNTVLSYCLTEPGSGSDAAALKTRAERTNEGYELTGTKAFISGGGYSDAYVCMVRTSDDGAAGVSTVYVEDGSAGLSFGGLEDKMGWRSQPTAQVQFDKCKVPAENLVGEEGKGFKYAMMGLDGGRLNIAACSLGAAQIALNNTLDYMGERKAFGQPIDQFQGLQFRLADMEIELQAARTFLRQAAWKLDTGAPDATKFCAMAKKFVTEAGSRIVDQCLQLHGGYGYLADYGIEKLVRDLRVHQILEGTNEIMRVIVARDMLKNR; this comes from the coding sequence ATGGATTTCGCACTGAGCGAGGAACAGACCGCCATTTTCGACATGGCCTACGCCTTCGGGCAGGACCATATCGCCCCCCACGCGCAGGCGTGGGAAAAGGATGGCACGATCCCGAAAGAGCTGTGGCCGAGAATTGCGGAGCTCGGTTTCGGCGGGCTCTACGTCTCAGAAGAGGCCGGTGGTTCGGGGCTGAGCCGGATGGACGCCACGCTGGTCTTCGAGGCGCTGTCCATGGCCTGCCCGTCGGTCGCGGCCTTCCTGTCGATCCACAACATGTGCGCAAAGATGCTCGACAGTTTCGCGGGCGACGATCTGAAGGCGCGGATCATGGACGATGTGCTGAGCATGAACACGGTGCTGAGCTATTGCCTGACCGAACCGGGGTCGGGATCGGATGCCGCCGCGCTGAAGACGCGCGCGGAGCGGACCAACGAAGGCTATGAGCTGACCGGGACCAAGGCGTTCATTTCGGGGGGCGGATATTCGGACGCCTATGTCTGCATGGTGCGCACTTCCGACGACGGCGCCGCCGGTGTCTCCACCGTCTATGTGGAGGACGGGAGCGCGGGGCTGTCCTTCGGCGGGCTCGAAGACAAGATGGGCTGGCGCAGCCAGCCGACCGCGCAGGTGCAATTCGACAAATGCAAAGTGCCTGCCGAAAATCTTGTCGGGGAAGAGGGCAAGGGTTTCAAATACGCGATGATGGGCCTCGACGGGGGGCGTCTGAACATCGCGGCATGCTCGCTCGGGGCGGCGCAGATCGCGCTGAACAACACGCTGGACTACATGGGCGAACGCAAGGCCTTCGGCCAGCCCATCGACCAGTTCCAGGGCTTGCAGTTCCGGCTGGCGGATATGGAGATCGAGCTTCAGGCGGCGCGGACCTTCCTGCGGCAGGCGGCGTGGAAGCTTGATACCGGGGCGCCGGATGCGACCAAATTCTGCGCCATGGCCAAGAAATTCGTCACCGAGGCCGGATCGCGGATCGTCGATCAATGCCTGCAATTGCACGGCGGTTACGGCTATCTGGCCGACTACGGCATCGAGAAGCTGGTGCGCGACCTGCGGGTCCACCAGATCCTTGAAGGCACCAACGAGATCATGCGCGTCATCGTCGCGCGCGACATGCTGAAAAACCGCTGA
- a CDS encoding carboxylate-amine ligase → MQQDFTIGIEEEYLLVDRDSLALAPAPDAFMQACRAELQDQVAPEFLQCQIEIGTKVCTTTADAREELKRLRAAISRHSAAHNLAPIAVSCHPFSDWRDQAFTEKDRYDTLERELESVARRMLICGMHVHAGVDAEAMRIDLMPQLSYFLPHLLALSTSSPFWSGRDTGLASYRLSVFDNMPRTGLPPAFDSWDQYQRTAGTLIDLGVIEDTSKIWWDLRPSDQYPTLETRICDVQPRLEDSVALAGLVQSLVRMLLRLHGSNLRWREYDRFLIAENRWRAQRYGVAEGLIDFGERRIRPVEELLDELISLLAEDAEALGALDDVARLRDLAREGTSATRQRAVFSAAPEGAGGEAVVRHLIEEFHDGL, encoded by the coding sequence ATGCAGCAGGACTTTACCATCGGGATCGAGGAAGAATACCTGCTCGTCGATCGTGACAGTCTTGCGCTGGCGCCCGCGCCCGACGCCTTCATGCAAGCCTGCCGGGCCGAGCTGCAAGATCAGGTCGCGCCGGAATTCCTGCAATGCCAGATCGAGATCGGCACCAAGGTCTGCACGACCACGGCGGACGCCCGCGAGGAGCTGAAAAGGCTGCGGGCGGCGATCAGCCGGCATTCGGCGGCGCATAACCTTGCCCCGATCGCCGTGTCCTGCCATCCGTTTTCGGACTGGCGCGATCAGGCGTTCACCGAAAAGGACCGCTACGATACGCTGGAGCGGGAATTGGAAAGCGTGGCGCGCCGGATGCTGATTTGCGGCATGCATGTGCACGCCGGTGTCGATGCCGAAGCGATGCGCATCGATCTGATGCCCCAGTTGAGCTATTTCCTGCCGCATCTGTTGGCCTTGTCGACCTCCTCGCCGTTCTGGAGCGGGCGGGACACGGGCCTTGCCTCCTACCGGCTGTCGGTTTTCGACAATATGCCGCGCACCGGCCTTCCGCCGGCCTTTGACAGCTGGGACCAGTACCAGCGCACCGCCGGCACGCTGATCGACCTTGGCGTGATTGAGGATACGTCGAAAATCTGGTGGGATCTGCGGCCCTCGGACCAGTATCCGACGCTCGAGACGCGCATCTGCGACGTACAGCCGAGGCTGGAGGACAGTGTCGCGCTGGCCGGGCTGGTGCAATCGCTCGTGCGGATGCTCTTGCGGCTGCACGGCAGCAACCTGCGCTGGCGCGAATACGACCGCTTCCTGATCGCCGAGAACCGCTGGCGCGCGCAGCGCTACGGCGTAGCCGAGGGGCTGATCGATTTCGGCGAGAGGCGCATCCGTCCGGTGGAGGAGTTGCTGGACGAGCTGATCAGCCTGCTGGCCGAGGACGCCGAGGCGCTGGGGGCGCTCGATGATGTTGCACGGCTGCGCGATCTTGCACGGGAGGGCACCAGCGCCACCCGCCAGCGCGCGGTGTTCAGCGCAGCCCCCGAAGGGGCCGGCGGCGAGGCCGTGGTGCGCCACCTGATCGAGGAGTTCCACGACGGGCTTTGA
- a CDS encoding CoA-acylating methylmalonate-semialdehyde dehydrogenase has protein sequence MQELTHYLNGAHVKGTSGRFADVMNPATGEVQAKVPLASKEELEQAVAYAEAAQPAWAATNPQRRARVLMKLVDLLNRDMDKLAEALSREHGKTLPDAAGDVQRGLEVVEYCIGAPQLLKGEFTDNAGPGIDMYSMRQPLGVTAGITPFNFPAMIPMWMFAPAIACGNAFILKPSERDPSVPLMLAELAEEAGLPKGILQVVNGDKEAVDAILYNDVIQSVGFVGSTPIAEYIYGTGCAQGKRVQCFGGAKNHMIIMPDADMDQAADALVGAGYGAAGERCMAISVAVPVGDETADRLIEKLVPRIEKLKVGPYTGGNDVDYGPVVTAAAKANIERLVQTGIDQGAELVVDGRDFKLQGYEDGFFVGPHLFDRATKDMDIYKHEIFGPVLTCVRAQSYEEALGLAMDHEYGNGTAIFTRDGDAARDFANRVNVGMIGVNVPIPVPLAYHTFGGWKKSVFGDLNQHGPDAFKFYTRTKTVTARWPSGIKEGGEFNFKPME, from the coding sequence ATGCAAGAGCTGACCCACTACCTCAACGGCGCCCATGTCAAAGGCACATCCGGCCGCTTTGCCGACGTGATGAACCCCGCCACCGGCGAAGTGCAGGCAAAGGTGCCGCTGGCGTCGAAGGAAGAGCTGGAGCAGGCCGTGGCCTATGCCGAGGCCGCGCAGCCCGCATGGGCCGCGACCAACCCGCAGCGCCGCGCGCGGGTCCTGATGAAGCTGGTCGATCTGCTGAACCGCGACATGGACAAGCTGGCCGAGGCGCTGAGCCGCGAACACGGCAAGACCCTGCCCGATGCCGCGGGCGACGTGCAGCGCGGGCTGGAGGTGGTCGAATACTGCATCGGCGCGCCACAGCTGCTGAAAGGCGAATTCACCGATAACGCCGGCCCCGGCATCGACATGTATTCGATGCGCCAGCCGCTCGGCGTGACGGCGGGCATCACACCGTTCAACTTCCCCGCGATGATCCCCATGTGGATGTTCGCCCCCGCCATTGCCTGCGGCAACGCCTTCATCCTCAAGCCGTCCGAGCGGGACCCCTCCGTGCCGCTGATGCTGGCGGAACTGGCCGAAGAAGCGGGCCTGCCGAAGGGCATCCTTCAGGTCGTCAACGGCGACAAGGAAGCGGTCGACGCTATACTCTACAACGATGTGATCCAGTCCGTGGGCTTTGTCGGCTCGACCCCGATCGCGGAATATATCTACGGCACCGGCTGTGCGCAGGGCAAACGTGTCCAGTGCTTCGGCGGGGCCAAGAACCACATGATCATCATGCCTGACGCGGATATGGATCAGGCCGCCGACGCGCTGGTCGGCGCGGGCTACGGTGCGGCGGGCGAACGCTGCATGGCGATTTCCGTGGCCGTTCCCGTGGGCGACGAAACCGCCGACCGGCTGATCGAAAAGCTGGTGCCGCGCATCGAGAAGCTGAAGGTCGGCCCCTATACCGGCGGCAATGACGTCGATTACGGCCCCGTGGTCACCGCCGCGGCCAAGGCAAATATCGAACGGCTGGTGCAAACCGGTATCGATCAGGGTGCGGAGCTGGTTGTAGACGGGCGCGATTTCAAATTGCAGGGCTACGAGGACGGCTTTTTCGTCGGGCCGCATCTGTTCGACCGCGCGACCAAGGACATGGACATCTACAAGCACGAGATCTTCGGCCCCGTGCTGACCTGCGTGCGCGCGCAATCCTACGAGGAAGCGCTGGGTCTGGCGATGGATCACGAATACGGCAACGGCACCGCGATCTTTACCCGCGACGGGGATGCCGCGCGTGATTTCGCCAACCGCGTGAATGTGGGCATGATCGGTGTGAACGTGCCGATCCCGGTGCCGCTGGCCTACCACACCTTCGGCGGCTGGAAGAAATCCGTCTTCGGCGACCTGAACCAGCACGGACCGGATGCGTTCAAGTTCTACACGCGCACCAAGACCGTGACCGCTCGCTGGCCGTCGGGCATCAAGGAAGGCGGGGAGTTCAACTTCAAGCCGATGGAATGA
- a CDS encoding LysR family transcriptional regulator: MQNWDDLRLFLAVARSESLSGAGKLLRLDPATLGRRMARLEQDMETALFLKSPQGYALTAAGVALLERAGAAEQAMLGLDAGAGDATEGLSGQVRVGAPDGCANFLLPQVCAAMAREHPNLDIQIVALPRVFNLSRREADMAIGVSAPTAGRLVVRHITGYRLHLAASEAFLARVGPIQTLDDLKAHPLVGYIPDMIFDRELDYLADLGAGRVAIASNSVAVQANMIRQGAGIGVVHDFCLPFLPGVRRLLTREVQLDRAFYLIRHADDARNTRLARFADLLAQGLKAEVARLEAEAERDA, translated from the coding sequence ATGCAGAACTGGGATGATTTGCGGCTGTTCCTTGCGGTCGCCCGATCCGAAAGCCTGTCGGGCGCGGGCAAGCTCTTGCGGCTTGATCCGGCGACACTGGGCCGACGGATGGCCCGGCTGGAGCAGGACATGGAAACCGCGCTGTTTCTGAAATCACCGCAGGGATACGCGCTGACCGCCGCCGGTGTTGCGCTGCTTGAGCGGGCAGGGGCGGCAGAGCAGGCGATGCTGGGGCTCGACGCCGGCGCAGGGGATGCGACCGAAGGGTTGAGCGGTCAGGTGCGTGTCGGCGCGCCCGACGGGTGTGCGAATTTCCTTTTGCCGCAGGTCTGCGCCGCGATGGCGCGCGAGCACCCCAACCTCGACATCCAGATCGTTGCGCTGCCGCGGGTGTTCAACCTGTCGCGCCGTGAGGCGGATATGGCCATCGGCGTCAGCGCACCGACCGCGGGCAGGCTGGTGGTGCGCCACATCACCGGCTACCGGCTGCACCTCGCGGCGAGCGAGGCGTTTCTGGCCCGCGTGGGGCCGATCCAGACGCTTGACGATCTCAAGGCCCATCCGCTGGTGGGCTATATTCCCGACATGATCTTTGACCGCGAACTCGATTATCTTGCCGATCTCGGGGCCGGGCGCGTTGCCATTGCGTCGAATTCGGTCGCGGTGCAGGCCAACATGATCCGGCAGGGGGCCGGTATAGGGGTCGTCCACGACTTCTGCCTGCCGTTCCTGCCGGGTGTGCGGCGCTTGCTGACCCGCGAGGTGCAGCTTGACCGCGCCTTCTACCTGATCCGCCACGCGGACGATGCGCGCAACACGCGGCTGGCGCGTTTCGCCGATCTGCTGGCGCAGGGCCTGAAGGCCGAGGTGGCAAGGCTGGAGGCCGAGGCGGAACGCGATGCTTGA